One Lucilia cuprina isolate Lc7/37 chromosome 4, ASM2204524v1, whole genome shotgun sequence DNA segment encodes these proteins:
- the LOC111689492 gene encoding uncharacterized protein LOC111689492, whose protein sequence is MKNSLKIYAILAITTVVVIQTAKAAKFLQNKPDFIVPCYLEDPQFNKCYAKNFEGIYREWKDGLPGFKEAGSYDPLYVKRVVIAQDANNPVALNAELINLVITGVSHMQVQDASFNPKSLKSTLKLFVPKLRFDSDYKLKGRILNLALNGNGKALIEIDNFVLILNIQLKLRDEHGLTFTDIDKLHLEIKDVGGFHVHFDNLFNGQKDLEETTNAVFNDNWRDFYEVLRPAIRESVEFIMKDRLSKAYGYVPGNYFIADLPSAAQHRADYLIPCYLQDPNFNNCFAKNFQVLYTEWKDGVPGLKAAGSFDPLYVKRIIISQDPNNQLALNADLSNVVITGASKMKVQEIKFDIKTLSYYAKILAPKLRLDFDYKLNGRILNLPLKSNGKAFMEVENFVMVLKLQVKLRDDHGFTFTDIEKLHMDIKDVGGFHVYFDNLFNGQKDLEDSINGVFNENWREFYQIEKPAITTSIQEIMKDRLSKVFSYVPGNYFIADIPSAAQNIYIMNVTLKILTILAITTAVAVSAANAAKFLSNKPNFLTPCHLKDPDFDKCFSKNFQAMFREWKSGIPGYKAAGSFDPIYVKHILFSQDPKNPVALNVDLSNVVITGASNITVQEISFDEKALVLHAKLLVPKLQFTFDYKINGQILNLVLKSHGKGLFEIENLGMILNVQLKLRDEHDFTFADVEKLNMSITDIGGVRAHFDNLFNGQRDLKDSTNALINENWRDFYEILRPAVTEAVQEIIKDYLKKSLGYVPISYFIEDLPTAAEHSG, encoded by the exons atgaaaaattcattaaaaatatatgccATTTTGGCTATAACAACAGTTGTCGTAATACAGACAGCAAAAGCtgcaaaatttttgcaaaacaaac cCGATTTCATAGTGCCCTGTTATTTAGAAGATCcacaatttaacaaatgttaTGCCAAAAACTTTGAGGGAATATATCGCGAGTGGAAAGATG gcTTGCCTGGTTTTAAGGAAGCTGGCTCCTATGATCCTTTATATGTTAAACGTGTGGTTATTGCTCAAGATGCCAATAATCCGGTGGCCTTAAATGCTGAACTAATTAATCTAGTTATAACGGGTGTCAGTCATATGCAAGTGCAAGATGCCAG TTTTAATCCAAAATCACTGAAATCAACTCTTAAATTGTTTGTGCCCAAATTACGCTTTGATtcagattataaactaaaagGACGTATTTTGAATTTGGCCTTAAATGGCAATGGTAAAGCTCTAATTGAAATTG ATAATTTCGTTTTAATACTTAACATCCAATTGAAATTGCGTGACGAGCATGGTTTAACCTTTACCGATATTGATAAATTGCATTTGGAAATTAAAGACGTTGGCGGCTTTCATGTACATTTCGATAATCTGTTCAATGGCCAAAAGGACTTGGAGGAGACTACAAATGCTGTATTCAATGATAATTGGCGTGATTTTTATGAAGTTTTACGTCCCGCCATAAGAGAATCGGTGGAATTTATCATGAAGGATCGTCTATCAAAGGCTTACGGTTATGTGCCGGGCAATTATTTTATTGCCGATTTACCAAGTGCTGCCCAGCATAGGG CCGACTATTTGATACCCTGTTATCTGCAGGATCCAAACTTTAACAAttgttttgccaaaaattttcaAGTGCTATATACCGAGTGGAAGGATG GTGTACCCGGTCTCAAGGCGGCAGGTTCATTTGATCCGCTCTATGTAAAACGTATTATTATTTCACAAGATCCCAATAATCAATTGGCCTTAAATGCTGATCTTTCGAATGTGGTAATAACTGGTGCCAGTAAAATGAAAGTTCAAGAAATCAA ATTCGATATAAAAACATTGAGTTATTATGCCAAAATATTGGCACCAAAATTACGTCTTGATTTCGATTATAAACTTAATGGAcgtattttaaatttaccttTAAAAAGCAATGGCAAGGCTTTCATGGAAGTTG aaaatttcgTAATGGTTCTTAAACTACAAGTTAAACTACGTGACGATCATGGTTTCACCTTTACCGATATAGAAAAATTACACATGGATATTAAAGATGTTGGCGGCTTCCATGTTTATTTCGATAATCTTTTTAATGGCCAAAAAGATTTAGAGGACAGTATAAATGGTGTTTTCAATGAGAATTGGCGTGAATTTTATCAAATTGAAAAACCTGCCATAACTACATCCATTCAAGAGATTATGAAAGATCGTCTATCAAAGGTATTCAGTTATGTGCCCGGCAATTATTTCATTGCTGATATACCAAGTGCTGCTCA aaatatttacataatgaATGTGACACTTAAAATCCTTACCATCCTGGCCATAACAACAGCTGTTGCAGTTTCCGCAGCTAATGCAGCAAAATTTTTGTCAAACAAAC CCAATTTTTTAACACCCTGTCATTTAAAAGATCCAGATTTTGACAAATGttttagcaaaaactttcaAGCGATGTTTCGCGAGTGGAAGTCTG GAATTCCTGGTTATAAGGCTGCTGGTTCCTTTGATCCCATAtatgttaaacatattttgttttctcaaGACCCCAAAAATCCTGTGGCATTAAATGTTGATCTTTCTAATGTGGTGATAACTGGCGCTAGTAATATAACCGTTCAAGAAATCAG tttcgaTGAAAAAGCGTTAGTTTTACATGCTAAATTATTAGTGCCAAAATTACAGTTTACTTTCGATTACAAGATTAAtggacaaatattaaatttagttttaaaaagccATGGAAAGGGCTTGTTTGAAATTG aaaatttggGCATGATCCTTAACGTACAACTTAAGTTGCGTGACGAACATGATTTCACATTCGCAGATgtcgaaaaattaaatatgagtATTACAGATATAGGTGGTGTTCGTGCACATTTTGATAATCTTTTCAATGGTCAAAGAGACTTAAAGGATAGTACAAATGCTCTTATAAATGAGAATTGGcgagatttttatgaaattttaagacCCGCTGTAACAGAAGCTGTTCAAGAGATTATAAAGGATTACCTAAAGAAGTCATTAGGTTATGTACCTATAAGTTATTTCATCGAAGATCTACCAACTGCTGCTGAGCACAGTGGTTAA
- the LOC111689633 gene encoding circadian clock-controlled protein daywake-like produces MKILYQIFGILVIATAVAVSNAASFLANKPDYLIPCYLQDPNFNNCFAKNFQVLYTEWKDGVPGLKAAGSFDPLYVKRIIISQDPNNQLALNADLSNVVITGASKMKVQEIKFDIKTLSYYAKILAPKLRLDFDYKLNGRILNLPLKSNGKAFMEVENFVMVLKLQVKLRDDHGFTFTDIEKLHMDIKDVGGFHVYFDNLFNGQKDLEDSINGVFNENWREFYQIEKPAITTSIQEIMKDRLSKVFSYVPGNYFIADIPSAAQYNG; encoded by the exons atgaaaattttatatcaaatctTTGGCATCCTGGTGATAGCAACAGCTGTTGCCGTTTCTAATGCAGCTTCATTTTTGGCAAATAAAC CCGACTATTTGATACCCTGTTATCTGCAGGATCCAAACTTTAACAAttgttttgccaaaaattttcaAGTGCTATATACCGAGTGGAAGGATG GTGTACCCGGTCTCAAGGCGGCAGGTTCATTTGATCCGCTCTATGTAAAACGTATTATTATTTCACAAGATCCCAATAATCAATTGGCCTTAAATGCTGATCTTTCGAATGTGGTAATAACTGGTGCCAGTAAAATGAAAGTTCAAGAAATCAA ATTCGATATAAAAACATTGAGTTATTATGCCAAAATATTGGCACCAAAATTACGTCTTGATTTCGATTATAAACTTAATGGAcgtattttaaatttaccttTAAAAAGCAATGGCAAGGCTTTCATGGAAGTTG aaaatttcgTAATGGTTCTTAAACTACAAGTTAAACTACGTGACGATCATGGTTTCACCTTTACCGATATAGAAAAATTACACATGGATATTAAAGATGTTGGCGGCTTCCATGTTTATTTCGATAATCTTTTTAATGGCCAAAAAGATTTAGAGGACAGTATAAATGGTGTTTTCAATGAGAATTGGCGTGAATTTTATCAAATTGAAAAACCTGCCATAACTACATCCATTCAAGAGATTATGAAAGATCGTCTATCAAAGGTATTCAGTTATGTGCCCGGCAATTATTTCATTGCTGATATACCAAGTGCTGCTCAGTATAATGGTTAA
- the LOC111689499 gene encoding protein takeout-like — protein MRHQYQLDKSSSKILFLVGVLSLLVASVQGDDYLKEAPSFFKACSLSDPNNGVCLAKAFEVFYTHWRDGIPGLKNFGSIDPFHVKKIHLEQNNPNINFKMDLKDVIITGLGQATIAKASLNGEYNFKLLTKVPQIQNKGNYRMKGSILLLRLDSTGLMDNEVSNVDVVFSLKTQLIEVNGQKFFDVTGIQTSIKNIDNFHINFTNLFDGNKELEDSANDVFNQNWRELFEIMRPALEETLDAIALDRYKKIFSYIPAKYFIADIA, from the exons ATGAGGCATCAATATCAACTTGACAAGTCCAGCAGCAAAATCCTCTTCTTAGTTGGGGTCTTAAGTTTATTGGTCGCCAGTGTGCAGGGAGATGATTATTTAAAAGAAGCAC CTTCTTTTTTTAAGGCATGTTCTTTAAGCGATCCTAATAATGGTGTATGTTTAGCAAAAGcttttgaagttttctatacaCATTGGAGAGAtg GTATACCCGGTTTAAAGAATTTTGGCAGCATAGATCCTTTCCATGTAAAAAAGATACACTTGGAACAGAACAATccgaatattaattttaaaatggatCTTAAAGATGTTATTATTACCGGACTAGGACAAGCTACTATTGCTAAAGCCAG TCTTAACggtgaatataattttaaattgttaacaaaagttCCCCAAATACAAAATAAGGGTAATTATCGTATGAAAGGCAGTATTCTTCTTCTACGTTTGGATAGTACCGGATTAATGGATAATGAAGTTT CTAATGTTGATGTAGTTTTCTCTCTTAAGACCCAACTGATTGAGGTTAACGGTCAGAAATTCTTCGATGTTACCGGCATCCAAACTTCCATTAAAAACATCGATAATTTCCATATTAATTTCACAAATCTCTTCGATGGCAATAAAGAATTAGAAGATAGTGCCAATGAtgtatttaatcaaaattggcGTGAACTTTTTGAAATAATGCGTCCCGCTTTGGAGGAAACTTTAGATGCGATCGCTCTCGATCGttataagaaaatctttagTTATATTCCAGCTAAATATTTCATAGCAGATATAGCTTAA
- the LOC111689507 gene encoding polycystic kidney disease 2-like 2 protein has product MFSPRNFLNNFKRKLNRTENVENSNEKINKGSIIYDNDETTRAALVEILIYVIFLVAITFVANAAQHLYMFYFNQALERSFLERTLETNLGTELSFNELVTTADWWLFMERVFLANLHGLSYDWHSEEEYIATEIENRQKLAELHVGPRRRPVGTHEGDSMFNMVNVTGISRIFLRDNILLGPPRLRQIRVREKSCEIHEIFLTYFNSCYAGYSIDKEDIQGVYMNSTFYTMSELQVNTLYGKIKKYNGAGYLVNLSNNFEENHKILENLKTKQWIDRGTRVMLMEFVLFNINTNIFNNVKIIAEIPPVGGIVPSHQFQALKMHTLWTEGDWFLYVAGGVFYIMVVFYTIKEFLQFSKMGVKLYFSSIWNFMDILVLMFSYLSLIYNLMHPWYISDIIKKTQAKPHEFVSIDYICYWNLLYIDMMGICVFLVWIKIFKYISFNKTMWQFSTTLKRCAKDLFGFAVMFFIVFLAYAQLGLLIFGSSHPDFRRFSVSVITLMRMFLGDFEYQLIEEANHVLGPIYFLTYVLFVFFILLNMFLAIINDTYGAVKSEVYKGHSDFGAYLSGLFQKSYMWCFSRKKLHAEKDEIVSLKDREKISESVDSLYPVSTNEFTTEPSSPNRVRKRASEVLREYFEEISEIQLSPIISEQNADFQGLTKRITLLEEVLEQLINNMDRILNKIESKQLKKKT; this is encoded by the exons ATGTTCTCACCtcgcaattttttaaataatttcaagagAAAACTCAATCGAACGGAAAATGtggaaaattcaaatgaaaaaataaataaaggttCAATTATTTATGATAATGACGAAACTACAAGAGCAGCCTTagtggaaattttaatttatgtgatttttttggTGGCAATAACATTTG TCGCCAATGCTGCCCAGCATTTGTATATGTTCTACTTCAATCAAGCCTTGGAGAGATCATTTCTAGAGAGAACTTTAGAAACAAATCTGGGAACAGAATTGAGTTTTAATGAGCTGGTAACAACAGCTGATTGGTGGTTATTTATGGAAAGAGTTTTCTTGGCCAATTTACATGGTCTCAGCTATGATTGGCATAGCGAGGAGGAATATATTGCTACGGAAATTGAAAATAGACAAAAACTAGCTGAACTACATGTTGGTCCAAGAAGAAGACCCGTTGGTACGCATGAAGGTGACTCTATGTTCAATATGGTTAATGTTACTGGTATATCTCGCATCTTTTTAAGGGACAATATTCTGTTAGGACCTCCCCGCTTAAGACAGATACGTGTTCGTGAAAAATCTTGTGAAATTcatgaaatttttctaacatATTTTAATAGTTGTTATGCGGGTTATAGTATAGATAAGGAGGATATTCAAGGAGTGTATATGAA ttCAACATTTTATACCATGTCAGAATTACAAGTAAATACCTTGTAtggtaaaatcaaaaaatataatggaGCTGGTTATTTGGTAAATTTAAGCAATAATTTTGAGGAAAATCACAAAAtcttagaaaacttaaaaacaaaacaatggaTTGATCGTGGTACACGCGTCATGTTAAtggaatttgttttatttaatataaatacaaatatttttaataatgtcaA AATTATAGCGGAAATACCACCGGTTGGTGGCATTGTTCCCTCACATCAATTTCAGGCCTTGAAAATGCATACTCTTTGGACTGAGGGTGATTGGTTTTTATATGTCGCTGGTGGTGTTTTCTATATAATggttgttttttatacaattaaagaatttttacaattttcgaaaatgggtgtaaaattatatttttcttcgaTTTGGAATTTCATGGATATTCTAGTATTGATG TTTTCATATTTATCTCTAATCTACAATTTAATGCATCCTTGGTATATATCAGATATCATTAAGAAGACCCAAGCTAAACCCCATGAATTTGTTAGTATTGATTATATCTGCTATTGGAATCTACTCTATATCGATATGATGGGTATATGTGTATTTTTGGTAtggattaaaatatttaaatatataagtttCAATAAAACCATGTGGCAATTTAGTACCACCTTGAAAAgg TGTGCCAAGGATCTGTTTGGTTTTGCTGTTatgtttttcattgttttcttgGCTTATGCTCAATTGGGTCTATTAATTTTTGGTTCCAGTCATCCGGATTTTCGTCGTTTTAGTGTATCGGTTATAACCTTAATGCGCATGTTTTTAGGTGACTTTGAGTATCAGCTGATAGAGGAGGCGAATCATGTTTTGGGACCCATTTACTTTTTGACCtacgttttatttgttttctttattttactg aaCATGTTTCTGGCCATTATCAATGATACTTATGGTGCTGTCAAAAGTGAAGTTTATAAAGGTCACTCGGATTTTGGTGCATATTTATCGGGTTTATTTCAAAAATCCTATATGTGGTGTTTTTCACGAAAAAAGCTTCATgctgaaaaagatgaaattgttTCATTAAAGGATAGAGAGAAAATATCTGAAAGTGTTGATTCGTTATATCCAGTTTCTACGAATGAATTCACTACTGAACCCTCTTCACCCAATCGTGTCAGAAAGCGTGCCAGTGAGGTTTTAAGAGA atACTTTGAGGAGATATCGGAAATTCAATTGTCACCTATAATTTCCGAACAAAATGCTGATTTTCAAGG TTTAACTAAGCGCATTACTTTATTGGAAGAGGTCTTAGAACAATTGATTAATAATATGGATCGCATTTTAAATAAGATTGAGTCAAagcaattgaagaaaaaaacataa
- the LOC111689560 gene encoding extensin, whose amino-acid sequence MYKQFIVSCLVIALQIVKAQQQQYTTPVPILKQIDRQNSDGSYTYGYEAADKSFKIETKYPNGEVYGKYGYVDDQGNVREIEYGATKRGFEPAGSDINVPPPTLTNSKATPLGPNEIDDGQYRENPADYYKGQKYNRPVAASKFSLDNYQQPRPQPAYNPAPAYNPPSAFNHAPAFRPQAPAPAPQPQYYNPPPPQPHYQPNYYQQPQAPRPQYNPYNPSSSPSHFHPAVKSLDIWSGSYSLDYTGRK is encoded by the exons ACAGTTCATAGTCTCCTGTCTAGTGATTGCTTTGCAAATAGTCAaagcacaacaacaacagtatacTACACCAGTGCCAATTCTAAAACAGATCGATAGACAAAATTCCGATGGTTCTTACACGTACGGATATGAAGCGGcagataaaagttttaaaattgaaacgAAATATCCCAATGGGGAGGTGTATGGTAAATATGGCTATGTCGACGATCAGGGGAATGTACGAGAAATAGAGTATGGAGCCACAAAAAGAGGTTTTGAGCCGGCag GCAGTGATATAAATGTCCCACCACCTACTTTAACCAATAGTAAGGCTACACCTTTGGGTCCCAATGAAATAGACGATGGCCAGTATCGTGAAAATCCTGCCGATTATTATAAAGGTCAAAAGTATAATCGTCCTGTTGCGGCCAGTAAATTCTCTTTAGATAACTATCAGCAGCCCAGACCCCAACCAGCCTATAACCCAGCTCCCGCCTACAATCCACCTTCTGCGTTTAATCATGCACCTGCTTTTCGACCTCAAGCACCAGCTCCCGCTCCTCAACCCCAATATTATAATCCACCACCACCACAGCCCCACTATCAACCCAATTACTATCAACAACCTCAAGCACCACGACCTCAATACAATCCCTATAATCCCAGCAGTTCACCCAGTCACTTCCATCCGGCCGTTAAAAGTCTTGATATTTGGAGTGGTTCTTATAGTTTGGATTATACGGGTAGAAAGTAG